One segment of Zhihengliuella halotolerans DNA contains the following:
- a CDS encoding HAD family hydrolase: MNNEHALRNVPDALLLDFGGVVFETRKHPDGRDRMAASLAARLERAHLPADRTDLRRSLDAGLTALKHWKHAQSRRLAPTEMGPREVVADFLAADLPAPARALLTAEASDVLAELNTTLSAHDLRPGIRELLDIADARGIPVGIVSNAHSGRSHRRILADHGLEGRFGIQCYSDEVGLRKPHPGIIELAARGLGVEPARCWYVGDTQDRDVVAGRRAGVAAVVLTRSHHTDEPPFAVADTADAVFDTPEGLARALRTAQGTTTTAPSPRAPAVPGSAREPGVVDPVRGALLIDHGGVISASAADPQAMDRFAGWLADLLAGTEAGPDTAGVLTRVEAARSVYRDFKRDARTGSGPGAGIPEVDAPTFWRDWFGAGLSGRQRAVLTAEAHDVMARYGAAKSRRELRTGVAALLEACAAAGRPVVVVSNTVSGRAVRAVCAEHGIDHLIAAYVCSDEAGARKPDPALVREALSIAAADPGLSWFYGDKPQNDAVAAHTCGIGRRVLVRGGSTADPALEAALAEGLVTDVVDDADGLARLMGAVPALAR; encoded by the coding sequence ATGAACAACGAACACGCTCTCCGGAACGTTCCAGATGCCTTGCTCCTCGACTTCGGCGGGGTCGTCTTCGAAACCCGGAAACACCCCGACGGCCGCGACCGCATGGCCGCGTCCCTCGCTGCCCGCCTCGAACGCGCCCACCTGCCGGCCGACCGGACGGACCTGCGCCGGTCCCTCGACGCCGGGCTGACCGCGCTCAAGCACTGGAAGCACGCGCAGAGCCGCCGGCTCGCCCCGACGGAGATGGGCCCACGCGAAGTCGTCGCGGACTTCCTCGCCGCAGACCTCCCGGCACCCGCCCGCGCGCTCCTGACCGCCGAGGCCTCCGACGTGCTGGCCGAGCTGAATACGACCCTCTCCGCGCACGACCTCCGGCCCGGCATCCGCGAGCTGCTCGACATCGCCGACGCCCGGGGCATCCCCGTCGGCATCGTCTCCAACGCGCACTCGGGCCGCAGTCACCGCCGCATTCTCGCCGATCACGGCCTCGAGGGCCGGTTCGGTATCCAGTGCTACTCGGACGAGGTCGGCCTGCGCAAGCCGCACCCTGGCATCATCGAGCTCGCCGCCCGCGGCCTCGGCGTCGAGCCCGCGCGCTGCTGGTACGTCGGCGACACCCAGGACCGCGACGTCGTCGCCGGGCGCCGAGCGGGCGTCGCCGCCGTCGTACTCACCCGCAGTCACCACACGGACGAGCCGCCGTTCGCCGTCGCCGACACCGCCGACGCCGTCTTCGACACCCCTGAGGGCCTCGCCCGGGCCCTGCGCACGGCCCAGGGCACGACGACGACGGCGCCGTCCCCGCGCGCCCCCGCGGTTCCGGGCTCTGCGCGCGAGCCCGGAGTAGTCGACCCTGTGCGGGGCGCCCTGCTCATCGACCACGGCGGCGTCATCTCGGCCTCGGCCGCGGACCCGCAGGCGATGGACCGGTTCGCCGGCTGGCTCGCCGATCTGCTCGCGGGGACGGAGGCCGGCCCCGACACCGCCGGCGTGCTCACACGCGTCGAGGCGGCCCGGTCGGTGTACCGGGACTTCAAGCGGGACGCTCGCACCGGTTCCGGCCCGGGGGCGGGGATCCCCGAGGTCGACGCGCCCACGTTCTGGCGCGACTGGTTCGGCGCCGGCCTCAGTGGCCGCCAGCGCGCCGTCCTGACCGCCGAGGCGCACGACGTCATGGCCCGCTACGGTGCGGCCAAGTCACGCCGCGAACTGCGTACGGGGGTGGCGGCGCTGCTCGAGGCGTGCGCGGCCGCGGGCCGCCCCGTCGTCGTGGTTTCCAACACCGTCAGCGGGCGGGCCGTGCGCGCCGTGTGCGCGGAACACGGGATCGACCATCTGATCGCCGCCTACGTCTGCTCCGACGAGGCCGGCGCCCGCAAGCCCGACCCTGCGCTCGTGCGCGAGGCGCTTTCGATCGCCGCCGCGGACCCGGGCCTGAGCTGGTTCTACGGGGACAAGCCCCAGAACGACGCCGTCGCCGCCCACACGTGCGGCATCGGGCGCCGGGTCCTGGTGCGCGGCGGCTCCACGGCAGACCCCGCGCTCGAGGCGGCCCTCGCCGAGGGGCTCGTGACCGACGTCGTCGACGACGCCGACGGGCTCGCGCGGCTCATGGGCGCCGTCCCCGCCTTGGCCCGATGA
- a CDS encoding LacI family DNA-binding transcriptional regulator: protein MTLESARPTIIDVARAAGVSKSLVSSALRGDPGVSAASRERVLAAAGRLGYRKNGWAQRLVSGRSNLIGVLLTDLRNAYHTDIVNGIEDAAAAAGYGVLLSHGRRDRDVLLTHAEELLDVGVDGVVAITSHLTPADLQRLADRAPVVVVGRPAAVPAGVGWVSNDDEAGARLAVDHLAARGHERIAYLTASDRPAAAARRDSYRQRIAELAARPREYDARTGGVEALLADVRSADGPTAVFAANDRVAARLLGGAIDAGLTVPGDLAIVGYDNTELAGLLRPSLTSIDQPRTSMGRDAMAQLAALIGGGEPGREVAAPSLVARASTGA, encoded by the coding sequence ATGACCCTCGAATCCGCCCGCCCCACGATCATCGACGTCGCCCGCGCCGCCGGCGTCTCCAAGTCGCTGGTCTCCTCGGCCCTGCGCGGGGATCCCGGCGTGAGCGCGGCGAGCCGCGAGCGCGTCCTGGCCGCGGCGGGCCGCCTCGGCTATCGCAAGAACGGGTGGGCCCAGCGGCTCGTGAGCGGCCGCAGCAACCTGATCGGCGTCCTGCTCACCGACCTGCGCAACGCCTACCACACGGACATCGTCAACGGCATCGAGGATGCCGCGGCGGCCGCGGGCTACGGCGTGCTGCTCAGCCACGGCCGACGCGATCGGGATGTACTGCTCACCCACGCCGAGGAGCTGCTCGACGTCGGCGTCGACGGCGTCGTCGCGATCACGTCCCACCTCACGCCCGCGGACCTCCAACGCCTCGCGGATCGCGCGCCCGTCGTCGTGGTCGGCCGCCCCGCCGCCGTGCCGGCCGGCGTCGGCTGGGTCTCGAACGACGACGAGGCGGGCGCCCGGCTCGCCGTCGACCATCTGGCCGCCCGCGGGCACGAGCGGATCGCGTACCTGACCGCCTCGGACCGGCCCGCAGCCGCCGCTCGACGCGACTCCTACCGCCAGCGGATCGCAGAACTCGCGGCTCGTCCGCGCGAGTACGACGCGCGCACCGGGGGCGTCGAAGCCCTCCTCGCGGACGTGCGCAGCGCGGACGGTCCGACAGCGGTGTTCGCGGCGAACGACCGGGTGGCCGCACGCCTACTCGGCGGCGCGATCGACGCGGGCCTGACGGTGCCCGGCGACCTGGCCATCGTCGGCTACGACAACACCGAACTGGCGGGACTGCTGCGACCGTCCCTGACGAGCATCGACCAGCCGCGCACGTCCATGGGGCGGGATGCGATGGCACAGCTCGCCGCGCTCATCGGAGGCGGCGAGCCGGGACGCGAAGTCGCCGCGCCGTCGCTCGTGGCGCGCGCGTCGACGGGCGCCTGA
- a CDS encoding alcohol dehydrogenase catalytic domain-containing protein encodes MKITGAVLEDCGRQRPYAETKPLRIEELDLAAPGRGELLVRIEAAGLCHSDLSVVDGKRVRPTPMLLGHEAAGRVVAVGDDEASLRVGQRVIMTFLPRCGACPACATDGRLPCEKGSAANEAGTLLGGERRLLRDGEPVHHHLGVSAFATHAVVDRASVVPVDDDVPPDVAAVLGCAVLTGGGAVLNAVDAAPGESIMIVGLGGVGMAALLVAVARAAGPVIAVDTVPEKLELARAWGAHEAWTPAEVAERGIRAHHVIECAGHPRAFEAAFEATRPGGRTVTVGLPDPAARSTISPLVLTAQARTVIGSYLGSAVPSRDIPEFVRWWREGRLPVENLITSRIRLDGLNAALDELADGRAVRQIVHFD; translated from the coding sequence ATGAAAATCACCGGTGCAGTACTGGAAGACTGCGGGCGGCAGCGCCCCTACGCGGAGACGAAACCGCTCCGGATCGAAGAGCTCGATCTCGCGGCGCCGGGCCGAGGCGAGCTTCTCGTTCGGATCGAGGCCGCGGGTCTCTGCCATTCGGATCTCTCGGTCGTCGACGGAAAACGTGTCCGCCCCACGCCGATGCTCCTCGGGCACGAGGCCGCAGGTCGAGTGGTCGCCGTCGGCGACGACGAGGCGAGCCTCCGCGTCGGGCAACGCGTCATCATGACGTTTCTGCCGCGCTGCGGAGCCTGTCCCGCATGCGCGACGGACGGGCGGCTCCCGTGCGAGAAGGGTAGCGCCGCCAATGAGGCGGGCACGCTGCTGGGCGGTGAACGTCGACTACTCCGCGACGGCGAGCCGGTCCATCACCACCTCGGGGTCTCGGCGTTCGCGACGCACGCCGTCGTCGACCGCGCCTCCGTCGTTCCGGTGGACGACGACGTGCCACCCGATGTCGCAGCGGTGCTCGGCTGCGCCGTCCTCACGGGGGGCGGAGCCGTGCTCAACGCCGTTGACGCGGCTCCGGGGGAGAGCATCATGATCGTCGGCTTGGGCGGCGTCGGGATGGCAGCGCTGCTCGTCGCCGTCGCCAGGGCAGCCGGCCCGGTCATCGCCGTCGACACCGTGCCCGAGAAACTCGAACTCGCCCGGGCCTGGGGTGCGCACGAAGCGTGGACTCCGGCGGAGGTGGCGGAACGCGGTATCAGGGCCCACCACGTCATCGAGTGTGCCGGGCACCCGCGGGCCTTCGAGGCCGCGTTCGAAGCGACGCGTCCCGGCGGCCGCACGGTCACTGTCGGCCTGCCCGACCCGGCGGCGCGCAGCACGATCTCGCCGCTGGTCCTGACGGCGCAGGCCCGGACCGTCATCGGCAGCTACCTCGGCTCGGCCGTCCCATCGCGCGATATCCCGGAGTTCGTCCGGTGGTGGCGCGAGGGTCGGCTGCCCGTCGAGAACCTCATTACGAGCAGGATCCGGCTCGACGGACTCAACGCGGCGCTGGACGAACTTGCGGACGGCCGCGCCGTGCGACAGATCGTGCACTTCGACTGA